DNA sequence from the Verrucomicrobiia bacterium genome:
GTCGCCGAAGCCTTTCAGGCCGGGCAGGGCTTCAAGCAGCTGCTGCTCCCACAGCACCAGGAAAATTTTGCCTTCGTATTTCTGGTCGCGGAGGTAGTTTCCGGTATTGAGGTCGAAATAAGACTGGTCCATCAGGATGAAGGAGCATTCGTGACGCCGGAAAATAAAATCTTCCGCCGCGATCCCCTTCGCCGCCAGGACGTCTTTGAGCCGGAAATAGAGTTCGCCTTCGTGAATGAGGAGCAAGGCCTTCTGCCGCTTGTCCACTTGAGCGGCCTCCGCGTCTTCCGGGCCTTCTTCCGAGCCGACTTCCCGGGGTGCTGAGAATTCAGGTTCGTGCATCCTAGCCTCCGTTTCTGGGACCCATTATGAAAAAAAATAAAAGAACCTCCCATCGGGGCTTACCCTTTTCGCAGGGAAGCGTGCGTGGCATTCCCTTGTCGGAAAAATCCTGACCCGCAAAGAAGCATTGCGAGGATGCCGTCCCGCCAAACCCCGGGTAGAATGGCCGCCATGCAAAGACGGACTCTTTTATCTTTTTTCGCTGCGGTTTTATTTTTCGCGCCCTGCGCCGCGGCGCAGGACTGCTGGCTCGCACCCAAGCCCGTGGGACGGGCCGACGGCGCGGATGCCGCCAATGCCATGGGCGCGCGGAACGCGCAGCACTGCTGGGACCAGACGTCCGCGGACGGGACCCTCCACGTCCTCGAGGGCGATTACACGCCCGACAACGGCGCGTTCTGGAAACTCTCGATCGATGCGGCGCACGACGGGCCCGACGGGACGGGCTTCAAAACGCTGCAGGGCGAAGGCCATGTGAAGATCGTGGGATCGCGCCCTGTGCCTTACAAACCGGCCGACAAAGACCGGGGCGAATCCTGGATTACGATCAAAAAAGGCGCGCGAGGCGTGCGCATCCGGAATTTCGAAGTCTCCCGGGTGAAAAGCGGAATCCAGAGCGAAGGCGAGAACCACGACCTGGAGCTGGAAAATCTCAGCTTCGCGGACACGCGCCAGAACATTTTCCTGACCGGCTCCCCTTCCTGCAAGTCCCTGGCCCATTGCGGGCCGGAAGAAAAGCTGTCCTCGCGCATCACGATCCGCGGCGTGAACGGCCTGCGCTATTCCAAGCGCCATGTGCGCCTGGGCCGCGGGGTTTTCCAGGTGAAGGTGCTGGATTCCCACGCGGACGGCGGCGATTTGGACCAGGACTTTGCGGTGGGTTTTGACGTGGAAGGGCCGGCCTGGGACGTGGCCTTCGAAGACTGCACTTCGCGGCACAACCGCTACACGCTCACGGAATATTGGAACGGCGACGGTTTCAAATCCGAGCTGGAAACCAAAGACATCCGCTTTGCCCGCTGCTCGGCCTTCGACAACGCGGACGGCGGGTTCGACCTCAAAAGCGAAGACGCCGTGCTCACCGACAGCGTCGCCCTGCGCAATTCCCGGAACATCCGGATCTGGCGCTCGGCACGCCTCGAGAACGTCAATGCTTCCTATTCCCGCGCCGAAGGCGGCAATTCCTCGGAAGCGGGGCTTTGGTCTTCGGGCCGCGTGGAATGCACTTTCTGCACCTTCCACAACAACGGCATCCAGGTCCACGCCGAAAAAAGCGAAGGCACCGAGTCGGAGGTGAGGCTCGTGGATTCGATCGTCTCCCTCGACAAATCGCGCAAGGCCCCGGCTTCCACCAAGACGAGCGAGCCGCCGGAAATGCTCCGCCGCGAGGAAGGCGCCGTCATCGAGACCGTGCGCACCGCGGAATATCAGGAAGGCGTGAAAGGCAAGAAACCGGAGTTCGGTCATGCTAGCGAGGCGTGGGAAGGAAAAACGGGAGATTTCAACAGCCGCGCTTACGGAACCACGAAGGGGTACTATTACCCAAGAGCTTCGTGATTCCGTTTGGGGTCAGGCGGCTTGAATGCATTGCGCCCATTGGATGGCGTGACGGATCAGGTCCATGTTATCTTTCAGCTTCAGCTTGGTCCTGATGTTCTTGCGGTAACCTTCCACGGTTTTGACGCTCAAATGCATGTTCTTGGCGATGGTCGTGGCGGTAAGGCCTTCGCCGATGAGCTGGAAAATTTCGAGCTCGCGGTCGGAAAGCGCCGACATGGCGTTTTCCTGCGGAGCCGAAAATTCGCTGCGCAGCGTTCTTTCTTTGGTGGCCTCGCTCAAGTAAAACTTACCTTCCAAAACGTTGCGGATGGCGGCAAGCAGGTGGTCCGCGGCTTCGCGCTTGGTGACATAGCCCCGGGCCCCGCTGCGAATGGCTCTCTCCACCATGATGGTCTCTTCGTGCATGGAGATGGCGAGCATCTTGAGCTGCGGGCCGAACTGCGACTTGGCGGCTTTGATTAAATCGATCCCGCTGCTGTTTTTCAACGACAAGTCAACGATAATCAAATCCGGCTGCGTGTTCTGGATGGCCTGGAGAGCCTCGTCGGTACTTTCGGCTTCCCCGCACACTTTGAGGTCGGTCTCATCCATGATCAGCCGGCTGATTCCCTGCCGGAATACGGGATGATCGTCCACGATCAGGATTTTTTTGATATCCTCATTTTTGGCGATCAAGGGAACCTTCCTTCCTTTGGCAAACCTCTTCTTGACGTTTCGTTCTATCCATGCGTAATTCCACCATTTCTCGAAGGGAATGTCGATCAGGCTTTTTCCCTTAGTACCCGTGTAGGGAACACGACATATGTAGGACCCGCGGTGCCCGGGCAGGCCGTCACGACGGCCCGCCCGCGGCTGCCGGGGATTTGGGGTCTAGTAAGAACGGCCCTGCGTGCCCGTGGTGCCGGTCTCCGAAGAAAGAGAACCGCCGGCGTTCCGGGCCGGGGTTCCAGCCTGCTGAGCTCCGGCGCTCGGGTTGCCGCCGAACGACGACTGGGAGCTCTGGGATTGCAGGCCCTGGGACTGGGCGCCCTGCGTCTGGGAAGCCTGCGCCGCGGATTTTTCAATCCACTTCGCTTCCCACGAACCGATGCCGAGTGCCGGTTTATTGGCTTCGGCGCGGATCTGATCGCCGACTTCGACATCCGCCAGGGACTGGATCCCGCGGAATTCCCCCTGCTGCGGGATGTTGAGCTCCACTTCCTTCTTCTCGCCGCCGGGCTGCATCATCTGGACTTTCAGGGAATTATTGGCCTGGTTCACGGCCGTGACCTGGCCCTGCACCATTTCGCTGAAAGCGGCCTGTTGTCCAATGAGAAGGCCCGCGGCAAGCAATGCAATCATTTTCAAATTCGTTCGCATGTTATTCTCCTTTTTTTTGTAAGGGTTCCGGTCCTCGGGCGCTTTGGTTCTGCGGAGGGGGTGTGAACCCGAATCACGGGCTCATGGCTCAGAAGGCCGTCGGGAAAACCGGCACCGGATCAGATCTGAACATCGCCGGCATTGCCCGCGCGTCCAAGGCGCTAAGATAACGGGAAGCGGCCTAAGCCTCAATCAGGACGGAACTCGAACTCGCGTCAGGCGGCGGAGGAAGGAAACGGTAACGGTGATGACCGGACAGGTTCATCAACCCTTTGCCGCAGCAGAACCGGTATCGGGAATTGCGGCGAGAACATTTTGCGGCAGCGAAAAATAGAACGTGGAGCCCTTTCCAGGCTCGGATTCCAGCCATATCCTGCCGCCGTGGCGGTCGATAATTTTCTTGGCGACGGCAAGACCCAGGCCGGGCACCGAATCATGCGAAGCGGGCCGGAGGCGCCGGAACAGCGAAAAAATATCCCCCTGCCGTTTGGGATCAATCCCGACGCCGTTGTCGGCAATGGAAAAAACCCATTCCCCGTTTTTCCGGCCGGCCGAGACGTGGATGCGCGGAAGCTCTTCGGGACGCCGGAAGCGCAGCGCATTGAGAAGAAGATTTTGAAAAAGCTGGGCCATCAGAAAAGGATCGGCTTCGATTTTCGGCAGCGGGTCATGCGTGACCTCCGCCCCGCTTTCGAGGACAGCCAGCTTGAGATCGCGCAGCTGCTGCTGGAACAAAACTTCGAAGTCGACCGTTTCCGGGCGCACGCGGCTTCCGGCCTTGGCGTATTCCAGCATGCGGCGCACGAACCGCTGGGCCTGGCCCGCTCCCTTTTCCGCGCATTTCAAATATTCCACTTCCTTGGCGTCGAGCTTGCCCTGGGCATGCATGGCCAGCAGGCTGATGAAATTGGAGATGACGACGAGCGGTTCCTGGAGATCGTGCGAGGCCATGTGCGCGAATTGTTCCAGCTCGCGGTTGGAGCGCGCGAGATCCTCGGTTTTTTCCCGCCAGGATTTGGCGGCCGCGGCGCGCGCGAGCGCCAGCTCGATGCCGGAGCGCCACACTTCATCCGGAAAAGACATGAGAAGAAGGCCGGA
Encoded proteins:
- a CDS encoding response regulator transcription factor, whose product is MIAKNEDIKKILIVDDHPVFRQGISRLIMDETDLKVCGEAESTDEALQAIQNTQPDLIIVDLSLKNSSGIDLIKAAKSQFGPQLKMLAISMHEETIMVERAIRSGARGYVTKREAADHLLAAIRNVLEGKFYLSEATKERTLRSEFSAPQENAMSALSDRELEIFQLIGEGLTATTIAKNMHLSVKTVEGYRKNIRTKLKLKDNMDLIRHAIQWAQCIQAA
- a CDS encoding ATP-binding protein gives rise to the protein MTKIAVIGQEPKNAGRVVETLRRLGYEAVNAVPGAENLAAEAPDLILAGAVPEEPGAAAAFAEWRGRGIPILFAADQADASVLERALSAGSSGLLLMSFPDEVWRSGIELALARAAAAKSWREKTEDLARSNRELEQFAHMASHDLQEPLVVISNFISLLAMHAQGKLDAKEVEYLKCAEKGAGQAQRFVRRMLEYAKAGSRVRPETVDFEVLFQQQLRDLKLAVLESGAEVTHDPLPKIEADPFLMAQLFQNLLLNALRFRRPEELPRIHVSAGRKNGEWVFSIADNGVGIDPKRQGDIFSLFRRLRPASHDSVPGLGLAVAKKIIDRHGGRIWLESEPGKGSTFYFSLPQNVLAAIPDTGSAAAKG